Within the Cryptosporangium aurantiacum genome, the region AACGGACGCGATCAGCCCCAGGAAATAGGCGCAGAGAATGCGCGCTGCTCCTGGCAGATCGAGTTCTTGCACATGCGTAGACATGTTCGCTTTCTCTCGGCAGCTCCTTCGAAAGGAAGCAGCCGTGAACTCCCTCGAATTAGGACTCCCGATCCGTCCGCTCTGCCCTTGCGGGCGCCCGGCCGAACCGTGCCGTGAGCAATGCCGCAAGTGCCTCGGCCGCACCCGCTGGCTCCGCCGTCGGGCCGGCCGAAAGCCCCGCCGGCTCGACGCCGACGAAGCCTGACCCACCCGACTCGCAAAGGAGGTCCTTCTGTTGGTTCTGACTCTCTCCGCCGTCCTCGTCCTCGGCGCACTCGTCGTCTTCCTCATCCGCTACGCCGGCCTGCGCGTCTGGCACGCGATCCTCTGCACCCTGTTCGGCTTCTACCTCGCGACCTCGGCCGCCGCGCCGTTCGTCCGCGAAGCCGTCGCCGCCGTCCTCCGGTTCCTGTCCTGAGCACGGACCCGAAGGCGTCGGGTACGACGCGACGGGACTGGTGGGTGATGGGCGGCATGGTCGTCTCGGCCGCATCCGCCGCGGTGGCGAGCTTCTCCGGACTCCGCGGCCTGGCCGACGCTTCAGGATGGGCGCCTGAGTTGGCCTGGCTGTTGCCACTCACGGTTGACGCCTACGCCACCACGTCCGCCCGGGTCTGGCTTGCCGCCTCGACGCGCTCGACGGAAGCCCGCCGGTTCGCCCGAGCGAACGCACTCGGTGCGATCACGGTCAGCATCGCTGGCAACGCCGTCTACCACGCGGCCGAGACCGGACTCCTTGAGATCACTTGGCCGGTCGTCGTTGTGGTCGGTGCCATCCCGGCCGCCGTGCTCGGCCTTACCTCCCACCTGCATGCACTCCGATCGCGGCCCCCATCCGAACCCATGAGTACGGGTCCGGTCTCCAACGAGTCGGCCTCTGACGAACTGGCCCGCATCGACGGTTCGAACGGAGCCGATCCGTCCGCCCTACCGAATCCCGTCGAGCCCGGCTGGCCGGTCCGCCGGACTCCCGAGCGGCCCCGGTCGAACGACGATCTGCTCGCTGCCGCTCAACTCGCGGACCGGCGGTACCGCGTAGAGCACGACGGCCGGCCGATCACCCGCGATGCGCTCCGCGCAGCGCTGCACATCGGCGGACGCCGAGCCACCGAACTCCGCCGCCAGCTCGCCGAACTCCCCGCCGGACCCACCGAGTCCGACCCGGTACCGACAGTCCATGTCCCCGAACGAGAGGAGAACGATGACGCCTGAGCCCGACGAGAACACGCGCCTCCGCGCCGCACTGACCGAGACCCGCCTGCGCTATGCCTTCCTACTTGCTGCCGCCCGCTCGACGTTGGCCGCGGACCGGGACGGCGAACCGGACCCGCTGTACTACCTGCGCGACGAACTCTCGGCGAACCCGAGCCTGCCCCCGTACTCGGACGCACGATGAGGCGCCGCGACTACCGCCGCGCTCGTCGGCAACTCCGCCGCCGATATGGCACCCGGACCGCACCGGTCGTCCTCATCGGCGAGCCGTACCCAGGCGCCGGACTCGCCGCCGCCGGACGGCTCCTCTTCTGGTACCGATCCGAACTCGCACCCCTCGCACTCGCCGCTACGGCCGGACTCGTCGCGCTCTTCCTGCATACGAGGCACCCGGGTTGGTGGCCCGGCCTTATCGTCGCCACGGTCCTCGGTACGGCATCCGTCGCCTCGCTCGGTCGGCGTTGGCTGCCGCGACTGATCGAGCGCGCCTACGCGGCCGGCATCATATTCGCCACCGGTACCTGGGTGGTACTCGCGACCGTCTACGGACCGGGCGCCGGACCGCTGCCCAAAGTTCTCGGAATCGGCACAGTCGTGGCCGGGGTTCCGTGGTGGTGGCACCGACGGCGCCGCGCTCGGGTCCAGGTCGAGCGGACTCTGGAGGCGTGGCCAGAGGTCGGCGAACAGGTCGGGCTCGCCGGTTCACGGGTGATGTCAGCGCTTGTCGATGCGTGGGGGTGGCGAGCCCGCATCGCGCTTCGCAAGGGGCAGACCGTTGCTGATGCGCTCAACCGCCTACCAGCGCTCGAATCCGGGCTCGGCACTCGGCCGGGTGCGCTCCGGATCGAGGCCGACCCACACCGCGCCGATCACGTGCTGCTGCGCGTTCTCAACCGCGATCCGCATGCCGAGCCGCTGCCCTGGCCCGGGGGCACGGCGCGCAGCATCAATGAGCCCGCCGAACTCGGCATCTACGAGGACGCCGGCCCGGTGCGCGTCTCGCTGCTGCGTCGGCATGGCCTCATCGGTGGTGTGGCCGGCTCCGGCAAGAGCGGAGTTCTGAACGTCGTCCTCGCGATCCTCACGGGCTGTCGAGACGTCGTGCTCTGGGGCATCGACCTCAAGGGCGGCATGGAGCTACAACCGTGGGCGCGCTGCCTTGACCGGCTCGCCACCACTCCACGGGATGCCGCCGAGCTGCTCGCCGATGCCGTCCGCGTCCTCGACGCACGGGCCGCCGAACTCGCCCAGCGCGGAGCACGCGTCTGGGAACCATCAGCAGATCGGCCAGCGTTGGTGATCGTCGTCGACGAGTACGCCGAACTCGACGACAAGGCGCTCCGCTACGCCGACTCGCTCGCCCGGCGAGGACGAGCGCCCGCGGTGACGCTGCTCGCCGCGACCCAGCGGCCGACCCAGGACGCAATGGGCAACGGCGCTGTCCGCTCGCAGATGGACGTTCGTATCTGCCTCCGCGTCCGGGAGCGTCGGGACGTCGACTTGGTGCTCGGGCAAGGGATGCTCGCCGCCGGATGGAATGCTCACGCGCTCGACGCCGCAGGCAAGTTCCTGCTCTCAGCACCAGGCCTCGACGTCCCGCACCGAGCGCGCGCTTACCTCGTCGACGACGCCGCAGTGACGCGAACCGCTGCCCGTCATACGGCGATCCGTCCGGCGCTCGACGCGCACTCGGCGCAGGCGCTCCGCAGCCACCCCAACGGGCGCGAGCGCACCGCGGAAGTCGTCGACGCCGAGATCGTTGATGAGGCCTCGGGCGACCCAGCACAGGCTCTCTGGGGCGCGTTACTCACCGCGCCGGCCGACGGGCTCGGACTGCCCGATCTGATGGCCGTGACCGGGCTTGGCCGCTCCTGGGTCTACGCCCGACTCCATGAGCACGCCAACGCCGGCCGCGCCTACCAAGTCACACGCGGACGCTGGCGCGCACGCTCCGTCCATCACTAACCGTCCGCGACCACGTGGACGTCCACGGCCTCGCGCGCCTGCGCGCGTAGGGACACGCGCGCTCCGTGGACGTCCACGTGGACGAGCACCCACCGTCACCGAGTGAAGGGAGACCCACGACGCCAAAGAACACGCGCCACCTCGACCCGTCGCGTTACCCTGCCGAGGAGTCAACCGAGAACCTGATCCGGGTGACGATGCCCGATCAGCCTCCGGTGCTGTCGCCCCGGGCCGCCGCAGCACTCCTTCGCCTCATCCGCTCAGCCGCCGCACGGCGTAGCCGACCCGAGGAGTCCGCGTGAGGTTCGCATTCGCCGGCCGCGTCTCGACCGAAGACCAGCAGGACCCCGAAGCGTCCCGACTCTGGCAACGCTCCCGCTCCGAGGCGCTGATCGCTCCGGTCGGTGGCGAGATCGTGGCCGAGTTCTTCGACATCGGCATGTCGCGGTCGCTCCCGTGGTCTCGACGCCCACAGGCCGCCGCGCTGCTCACCGCCCTCCGCGATCCGGACCGCGGATTCGAGGCCGTCGTCATCGGCGAACCGCAACGCGCGTTCTACGGCAACCAGTTCGGCCTGACGTTCCCGCTCTTCGTCCACTACGGCGTCGAGCTATGGGTGCCCGAGGTCGGTGGCGCAATCGACCCGGGCTCAGACGCTCACGATCTCGTCATGCAGATTTACGGGGGCATGAGCAAGGGCGAGCGCAACCGGATCAAGATTCGCGTCCGCTCGACGATGGCCGCGCAGGCAGCGACCGAGGGCCGGTACCTCGGTGGGCGCCCGCCGTACGGCTACCGACTCGGTGACGCCGGCCCGCACCCCAACCCCGCTAAGGCCGCGGACGGCAAGCGGCTCCATGTGCTCGAACTCGACCCGGTCGCCGCGCCGATCGTCGCTCGGATCTACGCGGAGTACCTCGACGGTATGGGCTTCTTCGCGATCGCCCAGGGACTCACCCGAGACGGCATTCCGTGCCCCTCAGCCCACGACCGGAAGCGCAACAGCCACCGAACGGGCGTCGCGTGGAGCAAGTCCGCCGTCCGCGCGATCCTGCTCAACCCGCGCTACACGGGTCGGGAGGTCTGGAACAAGCAGCGCAAGGACGAGGTACTGATCGACGTCGAAGACGTCGCACTCGGCCACGAGACCAAGATGCGCTGGAACGACAAGGACACCTGGATCTGGTCCGCCAAGCCGACGCATCCCGCGATCGTCACGCCCGAGGACTTCGAGGGCGTTCAGGCACTCGCCGCCGCGGGAGCCCGCCGGCCGAACGTCCGGAAGACCCGCACCATGCAGCGGCACTACCTGTTCTCCGGCCGAGTTCGGTGCGGGCTATGCGGCCGGCTGATGCAGGGCAACTTCAACAACGGCCGCAACCACTACCGGTGCCGCTACCCGGCCGACTACGCCGCCGCCAATCACGTTGAGCACCCGAAGGCGGTCTAC harbors:
- a CDS encoding recombinase family protein is translated as MRFAFAGRVSTEDQQDPEASRLWQRSRSEALIAPVGGEIVAEFFDIGMSRSLPWSRRPQAAALLTALRDPDRGFEAVVIGEPQRAFYGNQFGLTFPLFVHYGVELWVPEVGGAIDPGSDAHDLVMQIYGGMSKGERNRIKIRVRSTMAAQAATEGRYLGGRPPYGYRLGDAGPHPNPAKAADGKRLHVLELDPVAAPIVARIYAEYLDGMGFFAIAQGLTRDGIPCPSAHDRKRNSHRTGVAWSKSAVRAILLNPRYTGREVWNKQRKDEVLIDVEDVALGHETKMRWNDKDTWIWSAKPTHPAIVTPEDFEGVQALAAAGARRPNVRKTRTMQRHYLFSGRVRCGLCGRLMQGNFNNGRNHYRCRYPADYAAANHVEHPKAVYLREDVLAGPVDEWLTQAFAPAKLTETLTAMSEAQDSTDDSALAAAKETIQSCGQRLQRYRAALEAGTDPILIQQWTAEVQAERVQAEAKIRELTGRQRMTTEEIEALVSALGGIRRILIDADPADRAQVYRSLNLDLTYHPGRRTVTAAARPEGHVLMGCVRGGT
- a CDS encoding DUF2637 domain-containing protein, whose product is MGGMVVSAASAAVASFSGLRGLADASGWAPELAWLLPLTVDAYATTSARVWLAASTRSTEARRFARANALGAITVSIAGNAVYHAAETGLLEITWPVVVVVGAIPAAVLGLTSHLHALRSRPPSEPMSTGPVSNESASDELARIDGSNGADPSALPNPVEPGWPVRRTPERPRSNDDLLAAAQLADRRYRVEHDGRPITRDALRAALHIGGRRATELRRQLAELPAGPTESDPVPTVHVPEREENDDA
- a CDS encoding FtsK/SpoIIIE domain-containing protein, with the protein product MRRRDYRRARRQLRRRYGTRTAPVVLIGEPYPGAGLAAAGRLLFWYRSELAPLALAATAGLVALFLHTRHPGWWPGLIVATVLGTASVASLGRRWLPRLIERAYAAGIIFATGTWVVLATVYGPGAGPLPKVLGIGTVVAGVPWWWHRRRRARVQVERTLEAWPEVGEQVGLAGSRVMSALVDAWGWRARIALRKGQTVADALNRLPALESGLGTRPGALRIEADPHRADHVLLRVLNRDPHAEPLPWPGGTARSINEPAELGIYEDAGPVRVSLLRRHGLIGGVAGSGKSGVLNVVLAILTGCRDVVLWGIDLKGGMELQPWARCLDRLATTPRDAAELLADAVRVLDARAAELAQRGARVWEPSADRPALVIVVDEYAELDDKALRYADSLARRGRAPAVTLLAATQRPTQDAMGNGAVRSQMDVRICLRVRERRDVDLVLGQGMLAAGWNAHALDAAGKFLLSAPGLDVPHRARAYLVDDAAVTRTAARHTAIRPALDAHSAQALRSHPNGRERTAEVVDAEIVDEASGDPAQALWGALLTAPADGLGLPDLMAVTGLGRSWVYARLHEHANAGRAYQVTRGRWRARSVHH